From Erigeron canadensis isolate Cc75 chromosome 5, C_canadensis_v1, whole genome shotgun sequence:
CgtagtataattattttgtatatCATGTATATCAATAAGATACTTTGTATATCCCTATAATTGAGGGAAGTAAGTAGTATTTCCTTATTTTCAGCTTaacaattatgtatatatagaggcATATAcgtgataataataaatatcaaCCCTTTCACAtatatttgattcttttcttcttcagcaaccattCAAAGCATTTTAAAgtgcattaataaaacattcAATTTACAAGAGAATAGAGAAGACAGTCACCAGTATTACTTCTTTGTTTGAACCACTAAGAAAAAAATCGTGGTTGATAGGATTCCACTCAACTGCATTGACCTGGAGAAGTTTAAAAACATAACTAATTAATAGCTCAAACCATCTTAAAACACATATAGTGTATAGAACTTGCCTGTGACGTATGGTTTTTATAATCTCTAATACGTCGTGCAGTCGGTAGATTCCAAACCCTGACAACACAATCGGTGCTTGAGCTTGCAAGGAGCCTCCTGTGTATCAATGTTACAGCGaaattaacattaaaataacCGTATCTATAAAGCTCTAAGAACACTTTACATACCGCGTCGAGTTATATGAAACATCAAGCACCGGACCCTCGTGGGTTGAGTTACGATTAACTTCCTGCATACACCATATTATATTTTCAGTTATTTTTAACAATCTACTATTTTACATAACCACTTAAATCTACAAGAATACAACAGACCACCTTATAATACAAAATATCGCCGGCCCTCCTCCTCACCGGTATATGCTTGCTCCCTCCTATTAGATTTCGTTTCTTGAGTGAATATTGTTCATGCACCTACAAATAGTTAAAAATCGTTGAGTAAGATGATTAACATTTGAAATTCAATGGGTTGAATGGGTGATTTTTCTCTCAAACAATGATCAAATTTTTAACAATTGTTagaatttcaatttcattgatTTTTTATAATTCTTAAGTCAACTAAAAAGCAATCATGGGTAAAAACTCTCGAAGAAAAACGAATAGCAAAAATTTGGCTACCTCTATGGTTTTACGAAGTCGTGCtatctacaaatatatatacctgTCAAGATGATGGAGAAAGACTGCACAAAAGATAAGACATTACTACCAGAAAAGGAGACTGTGTTGGCGTATTGTGTTATCATCGGCCCACTTAAAAGGCTACAGAGTTTTTTGATTATTATGGCAGCAGGCCTTAATTGATTAGGCTGAGCGGCGGGGCCTCAATTGCTTAGGCCCAGTTCTGCTTAAGTCTAACTTAGAGAGAAAGTTTTCAAGCCTTAATTATGTAGCCAATTTCAAAGAATGTGTAAAGACTAATAGTGTTGGGATAGACATGCATTTTACGTGGAGTAAAAGACCAAATGCCAGTTCAAGCCCGGGTTATGGCAGACCGCGAATGACAAATTCCATTCTGATTTAGCTATTTATTATGCTTCATTTCACCCAAACAGAGTCTCTAACCACAGTCATGCTATCCTGAAGCGTTCAACGAGTgtgaacataaaacaaaaagtatTCAATTTATGAACGTGCTTAGTAACAAAACTATATTTCAGGATAAAGTTAAATTAACTTGGAATTGTCGAAAACATGGCTAAATGATGTATCAAGTTGTCAACTAATTAAAGGATATGAAAAAAGTCGATGAGAGAATTAAGCTGATAGCATGGAAACATTCATTTAAGGGTGTCTAAGCTTCGAATACAACTTGATGAAGTATGGCGTGCACTTGATACAGACCTATTAATTTCACACTTAGAGACGAGCATACTTTGTATCTTAAAGCTTTCCAAGAAccataaaacaactattaaagcaACAATCAAAATTGCAATGGCTAAAAGAGGGGGATGGTAATATAGATTATTTTCATAAAGCCATCAAAGGGAGAAAACATTGAACCCGCACCGACAATCAGGGACACGGACGTGAATGGAATATTGTATGAAGGTGAAGTAGTACCTGCTTCCCAACTTATTATGAGGAGTTCCTTAGGGGAAAAAAGGGGTTACTTATTTGATCCAAAGACCACGTGCattgtttaagaaaaaaataaaagaagcaaATTGTGATTACATGATTAGAGAATTACAAGATGGTGAAATAAAAGAAGCAACGCTCTCAACTGGAGTAGGTAAACATAAGCCTTCTACAAGGCTTCCTAGAATATTATGGAAATGGATGTGTGCTAAACATAAAAGATACTTCTAAAATGGTTAACTCTGAGAAGAATTAAATCATACACTTAGTGTGATCTTAGGACCTCTCTCGTTGATCAGACACACCAGACGCACGAGACACATCAGCGTGGTTTGATCAACGAAGTGCAAATTCCCGTCAGGCACATTCACATCTAAGAGTTTGATAGCTCAAGATGGTTTCTCTATTGCTACAAAAGTCACAGATCTTATTGGTAAGCATGGCTGGAAGTGGCCTTCTACTTGTTAGGAACTCGGGTCTGATtattaacacacacacaaaaaaaaaaaactgaaatctGGAAATCAAACAGAAAATAAAGAACACGAagatttaacgtggtatctGACAACACACGGTatgtgtgtgaactaatccacggggGGCAACtagggtttttcttttattgagtGATAATAAAACCTGTACAAGAGATGAGTATTTATAAGCTACATAATTAGGGTTTAATACTTGTTCCTCAAGTAATCTAAAACTGACCTAATTATTAAGGCTGACTGTCCAGCCCATCTAATAACAACTTCAGGAATTATTTAGCCCATTAGTGGGCCTAAGACAACATACTTCCTCAAGTAATCTAAAACTGACCTAATTATTAAGGCTGGCTGTCCAGCCCATCTAATAACAACTTCAGGAATTATTTAGCCCATTAGTGGGCCTAAGACAACATACGACTAACACTACTTCGTATCATAATTCCCACCACTTTCCAATCTAGATGTTCCAATAGTGACAAACAATAAACATGACAAACTTCGCAGGAAACACCGAGGTGGAAACTTGGTAGAATTCTCGgttaaaaatgttcaaaaggataaaaaaaatatctcttGTTCGGTGTTGAAGATATGTACTGCCCGCCCGATTCCCACTGAAATTCGATTATCTGCAAGCATTCATTATTCAGGTCAGGTTATTCGAGTGTTTTTACAATAAAAGTAGCCATGTTTAGCAATCATGCATGCATAATGCAAGATGCAGAAACCACGTAGTTTTTAAAAAGAGATGCCATTATTTTAAAACTTGCGATTTATAAAAACACAAGGAGCATAACTTTTTCAAAGTAAAGTAACTTGAGAGTGACAATGCTTCCAAATTGGTAGTAAAAAGGAAAAGTAAAGGAATTACAAAAACGAAATGGAGCTTCTATTAGTGGCACTTTTGTGACATAGTTTATGATAGATATCAAATATCACAAAACACATCTATAttctcaaaaattaaaaactaacatAGCCATGGGTTATATAATTACCAAATTCTTTAATTATTCAAACGAGCAACCCAAACCATATAACACATTTGGGTTCTGGTAAACCGAGCAATCCAACTGAAACAAGAATAAAGTGACCTATATAACCCAAACCATTTTGGGTCGGGTTAGTTAGGTAAGGGTAGTTTTAAATAGTACCTTCCATCCATTCCATGCACCGATAATCAGGGATTTTTTTGCGGACGTTGAGTTTATCGACAATGTTGTCAAAAGCATTGGgaggttttttaatttgtatcgGTGTTATATGAACGTTTTTGAAGTTGTTGAAACCGTTGGCATCATCCGATAAAGAACAAACCTATTAAGAATAGCATTTTagtatacataaaaattataatagtgTGAAAAATTATTATGATCACATACCGTCAGAGAGTGTAGGGGCGTGTTGATCGGACACCATAATTGCACCAAACCGTTGTCTGAAGGCAAACTGTAGGCAAAGTAAGAAACTTAAGATACAACAACTAAAACTTCTACCACTTAGCCATCTATTTTGTTcctaattttaatttcaatagaAATACCAGGAAATCAGGAACTATTTCAGGATATTGAATCTGCAAACTATATAATGGTTTTTCCACCATCAAAAGTTTATGGTGGGTGGGTTGGTCGAAGAAGAATCAGGGAAGAAATCTTTCATCTCACATGGTCTGTGTATTCTTTATTGCTATAAGTTCAAGAGAGTATGATGCTAAGTTGGAATTTATTAATCTCTTTGAATAAGGTAAGCACAAATCCCTAACTAAATTCTTTATTTGTTTCTATAACAGCagcaatatatattattagaatTTTAGACAATGCTTACATTGTTCCCGATCACtgaaatacatacataaaaaatagaTACTGGATTTAATACACGCCCATATGTCCTGTTCATTAATGGTTTTTCTCGATAAGAGTTGTTGCCTGGTTGAATTGAATGTATACATTGCTTTGAAATAGGTTTAATGACTCAGCTTTGGAATACTCCTCTGTTCTGCACCAAAATTACACATCTTTTCCTTGCTATTTTGAGATATTGTTGTTTTAGAATTGTGATCATTGATTCatgaaagtataaattaaaagaaagatacACAAGTGGTACGTATGTATGTCAATTTCTTCTGGGTTTGCAATAGGACaagataataaatttaaaacgcTTTTTAAAGATGAAATTCCTCATTGAATAAATCATCATTATAAAAAGGGACTAGGTTATATGTTCCAAATCGATCTGATTTGAACAAAATTGGTTGCTTTCatcaagaaaaaagaaagattttCCTTAAAATGACTTGGATCAAggatggttaaaaaaaaaaagtcggaTGCTTGTGATGCATAGGTAGGCATACAAATAAAACTGAGGGTTTTAATTTAGGCCAATTGTTAAATTGCAACTGTTCTAAAGTTTACAAGCATTTATCTATGACTTGGTGCCAATGTCTTGTAATCAAATTGGCTTCATTAACACCAATAAATTCCCGACTTTCACCAGAAGCCCAATTGTTAGAGGGGGTTAGGAAAACAACCAAGTACTTTGAATTGATCTACATACAAAAAGATTTTGGCAATCGTCATTTGAGGAGGCAAGCCACTTGAAAATTATGGAGGCAAAGTGGAATTCATTGCTGTCAAAGATCAAGGAATACTCCCATTTTTCCTACATCTAATTGATGTGTACCGAAGTCAGTCAGTGTGACAACGGGACCTTATGCTaattttattatgttattttcattattgCAATTTATGTTTAGTTTATGTTAAGCTTTTGTGTCAAAGAGTTGTTCCTAAAATGAAGGAGTAGTGATCCATGATCTCCTCCACGTGAGTGGTGGTTAAGTGTGGTTtcctatatatgtaattgtttGGATTGTTAATGGATTATTCAGAAAATTGTCCCAAATCTCCTCCCTTAATTTCTCTCTGTTTCCTTCTTATTTTCTGGCTATTGAATCTGATTGATCGGACCACATTAGTGGTATTAGAGCAGTCGTGATCCAATGGAAACCCGTAACAACAAGAAAACACTCGAACAGTTCCAGCAGGAGACACAAGATCAATTCGCAAACGTGAACGACATGTTCCAGCAGTCAATGAAGGAAGTCCAAACCATCAAGCAGGCACGGAACAACGGTGCGCCCGGTTCCAGTCGCAAGCTCATCCTCTCGGGTGATGCGGCCAAACAATACCACAAGCTTCAGTTCCCTCGATTCGGCAGCGGAGATCCCACCGGTTGGTTGTACCAGGCCTCCCAATATTTTGAATTTCAGAATGTTGCTCTGGAGGAACAGGTCACCTTGGCTTCGATCCATCTCGAAGGTATCGCCTTACAATGGCACCATTGGTTCACC
This genomic window contains:
- the LOC122601498 gene encoding uncharacterized protein LOC122601498, which produces MDRSQGDLFLQSNILKFKILGGLVQPTGGISAAESRELKLVVLFGRITREDELATGTGRTVVPLPSDNGLVQLWCPINTPLHSLTVCSLSDDANGFNNFKNVHITPIQIKKPPNAFDNIVDKLNVRKKIPDYRCMEWMEDNRISVGIGRAVHIFNTEQEIFFLSF